The Arachis ipaensis cultivar K30076 chromosome B07, Araip1.1, whole genome shotgun sequence genomic interval ATGCACTGGACAAGAACCTGCAACATCTTCTCTTAAAAGTTGGAGCAAGTTTGGCTGACTCCCATTCTGGAGAAGCCAGAAGCCAGATCAGTTCAATACCGGGAAGGTGAAGGGTTTGGTGGAGTGGAATGGGATCAAAGGATTGAACAAAGATGAACGAAATTAAATAATGAATGAAAGAGCAAAAATCAAAATGACAAAAATGATAAGCTCAATGGATGTATTACTTCATAACTCCATTGTCAAGGAATAGAAATACTGGGTTTCGTATGAGAATTTGCAGGGTTTGTGCTTTCAGACTGGGGACATTCATGTTGAAGGACCCTAAACTCTCTTACACTAAACATATAAACAAGgaagaataagaaaaaatgaaaCCTAAAAAAGTGGGACAAGGTAGGAATGTTTGAGTTTTTTATTTGGCTGTGTTTGCAGTCTTGCATTCTTGTCTTTATGAGTAAGGTTTTTTAATGTCATTCTTCTTGCCCAAATCATTTGAGCAATTGAGTTGTTTTGAGTATGGTAAGCCAAACAAGTCTGCCAACACACTATTATTTTATCTATAATggcttaattttaattttaatcattCTTAATGTATTTTAAAACAACAAATGACAGGTTCACAGGTGGGAGTACTTATGACAGAAGTAAATTTCACACAATATTGGAGGTCAACCAACAAAATTTCATTCCTAATTGCCAACCAGTGACCTAAGTCCTTCCACAAGCTTCTGCATCACGGACAAACTAAAGTTCACTCAGTCATTTTAGATGTTCCTTTAACAATAAGGTTGATATACCATTCAGTCATATTTATCACCCAGCACAAGCAGTTGAATAATAAGCAGAAAAaactgaataataataataaagacacTAAAAAGTAGTCATATTATCACATACCGTGACACCAAAATTAAAACACAGACTCCACTATATACCGATTCAATCACTCCCTCCCACGCCTAAAATGTTCTCGAATAAACCTTTCTGCATGCATTGGGTACTTATCTCTAATATACTCCCGAAGGCACTTTTGATAGGAAAAATCAATCCAGCCACCATCAGTTCTTACAACAAAAAGACACCTTGATTGTCGAAATTGAGGATGACGATCAACCTACAAGAAAAATAATGTGAATCAAACAACCATATCAACAGTCATTGCCTACTCTGGAAATAAACCAACAGGCCATTGACAAGAATATATGGGTTCAACATTTTCAGGTCAGGTTAAGTATATTTCAATAAAATTAGGAAATTTATATGAAAATCAATGGGGTAAGGTACATTTTCAGAGAAGGTACAACAAACACAAGAAACTTTTTATTTAATGGCTGATAATCTTAATCAAACAATGAATAAGACAACAGTAGAACCATAGTGATACGGAACGGAGAACCCAGGATAAAATGGAAAATCAAAGAAAGGGACTCTTCTACCTCAATTTGATTTCCTGATGCAACAGTTGAGAGAATCACTCTGCCTCTCCTGTTTACACCCAAATTTCTCAAAGaaactcaaaaaaattttcattcatgaaaattaaaagaaaaaaaggggatacaaaattTAGAGGTTTTTATACCTCTTAGTTCCAAAACCCTAATGCATaagtttattaaaataaaatgggCTAAATCATAATTGGGTTGACTAACGACAACTTGTAAATAGTAAAATGTTTGGCTTTCCATTATCATTAACCATTGTCATGTCCAATTTTTAATGCATCTCCTGAACAAATGATTTAACCATGTTTAcaaaaccttctttttctctTAGTTATTCTTATAATTTGACGAATTAGCACATGACAGTTCTTAGTTTGTCCCATAGTCGTATCACATAGTTTGCCTAACAAAATTAGGAATATTATGTGCAAACTAAGCCATATTTAGAAGCAGAATTTTACTTATATAAGCTGTATTCTTCTCCGCATATACATGACTGAAGTACTATAAGTCTATAAGCACTACTCAAATTAAAGAAACAACTTAAGGTAACTAATCCTAGATACACTATCCTAATGAATAACCATTGGAATACTCCACAGCTCGAACTATCACATAGTTGGAACATCCTTGGTCTAGAATAACTTGAAAACCCCGTAAAACAAGAATAGTAATAATAAGAATTTGGCTTTGAAATCATTTTACTATCATCCACTCATATCTTATTACCACACAGTTAAATCTCACCCACACCAGGACACTATGAACCGTCAAGCAACGCAGTTGAAATCTGGAAACagaagcaaacaaagcagtagGAGGGTTCCATTACCATGATGGATTCAAGGCCACAACCAATCTTATCTTCAGAGCGGGGATGGTAAGCAAGGAGATTGTCTACAACGGCTCTCTCGTCCTCCGCACTCAGTTGCTCTCCATCCATGTACCTGACGCCATAAACAATGGGATTATGATTATTTCAAGAATCATTCAAGACAAAGCAAAGAGAAGGTTACCTTCGAGAATGGAGAATGTCCTTAGTGAGCAACACAATTGGCTGAATGTCCTTGAGAATCTCTTCTTCTTTGTCCTTCCATTTCCGAAACTCCGGGTCATCCTGGAAGCTACTAATCGATGATGATGCTTCCTTAGCTTTCCAAACATAACTAGGGTTGCTGCTGGTGCTGGTAACGTTGTCGTCGGCCTGATCGGAGGGGACGGTGGAGCAGCAGCAGAGGCGGCGAGGAGGCGGAGGAGGAATCGCTCCGACGGCGAGACCGTTGAAGTTTCGGAAGAGAAGGCGGTGATGAAGCAGGAATTGCCTGAGGAGAAGAGGGCCGGTCATTGTGAAATGGGAATTGTGGATTACTTCACTCAACAGTGTCTCCTCTGCTTTCAGCTTCATACTCGATAATCCAGAATCATATGATCAATCACTATCATTATCATACTCATATTCTATTGGTTAGTCGAGTTAGTCTCAAGTCTCAACCCATTATGTCTCTTATCCGGTCAGGTCTGATCAGTGATCACCCATATTCATTTTCTGCCTTCTTGACTTTGTAGCCCTCAGCAAGTCCGCTCCCAGTTGGGTCATGCATTTACAAgcaaataataacaaataataacATTTTGAATTGTTTCTTTGTTTCTATTGGGCCTAGGCCCAGTAGACATACAAAAaagataatatttaaaaaaatattaggatccaatatttttaacaaaagattaaaatattaattcaaatacaaaatgaatataaaaaaattaatcaccTAACCTTTTTTTTAACATTTTGTCCCATGCACGTGAAATGAACTTTGGTATATGAAGCTAATTTTTTCCGCTTGAAAAACATTGGAGCCAATAAGAAAATATATTTCATCTTTCCTTCTTTCTGAAAACATGGTCATATTTTACCTTTCTCAGCACAATCGCAATTCCAATTGTAGAAATAAATCAATAAACAAATAAATCTTGCTCTTTAACTAATTCACATCAATTATGTTATCTACacataaaaaataatcaattagtttttttgtaaaatattgttgaaatataaatatatattaaaaatatataaaataatatatgtaaaataaacatatatgaaaatttatttagtaattaaaatataGAATTCGTTAAAATTTAGGATACCAAATTACTTCATTGATAAATTATTGGATCAATCTTCATCACAAGTATTTTAACCGAATAATAAGACTTATTcactttttgttttgtttaatgTAATATGTACCACTTTATGAATATTCCTTtgtaaattttgatattaaaagtaattattaagaagttagaaaaatgaTATATATACTAAAAGTAATTATTAAAACACATCATTTTTTACCAACAAAAATTAGAGGAATAACAATATTCATTAACAACAATAAATGCCAGCAAcataataatcaataataaaaaaaatcacataaatcagaaaatagagaCAAGCTAACACACCAGTCAGGCAGTCACTAAGACTAGAAAATAGCTTCactataataaaaaatagaatacaaGAGAATCATAAATTATTGTACAAAACATGCATACCACCAGCCAAACATCTCAAAGCATCAAAGTTTACAAGACAAAGAATAAGAAGATGAAACACTACCAAAAAAAAGCCTCTGTCCGAGCTCGATTTTTCTGACTACAGACTTCCAATCAAAATCTCTATCGTTcaaaatgaagaacaatatgAGATGAATATGCAGTCCAAATTTCACGTCGATCTAACGGTGAACAAGTGAGAAATAAATACTCAAAGTCTGCTGCTCTGGTGAAAAACGTAGATAGtgttctctcttctctttctctctcaatgcTTGTATTTTTTACCAAATAAGACCTCTCTTTGCAACTCTAGCACATCTTCAGCAACTTTAGCTATCCATAGACAACTTTTTTTCCACATAAAAGGGGACCTCAAGAACCCAAGAAGTACaaacattattttttaatttctactATTAAACTTAAACTCAGTTGATTTGAGTCTCACACATCACCCAACATTCAACACAACTCGAGAACTATTTCAAGGGTCACCATCCCAGAGCTCTTCCAAGGACTTGTAAGGCCCATCTTCTGACACATAATCTTCCGCAGTACATACTCTGCGCTGTGGAATTTGGGTGAATTTCATTGTTTCCTCCTGGCTTAGCTCCCAGTCAAATATGTCAAGGTTTTGTTTCATCCTCTCCTTGTTGAAGCTCTTTACAATGGCACTTGCCCCTTTCTCATATATCCATCTCAGTGCTACCTGCATTCAGTTAACAAATaacaatcaatcaatataaaaaaataaagtttaatgtatttatttattttcagttAACAAAAGTtacaaagaagaaaagaggacAAATTGAGGTTCGTTGAaaaaattcaattctcaaaacTTTTTCCTTTATCTTAGGCATGACATATAGTTGtaatgttttatgttttattGCAGGGTCAAAATAATGAAATGGTGCACTACAAACATTTACTTTTGGTTTacccttttattttcatgttttagatttAATCATGATCGCAATAGTTACATTAAGGTTACTTTAAGACTAAGGTATTAACTATTATTAATAATACCTGAGACACGGTTGTGTCTTGCGCTGGCTATTTCCTTAAGGATTGGGCTCTCCATGACTGCATTTGAACCCCACGTAGTTTTGTAAGCTCCTAATGGCGACCATGCACTAACATGGATCCCTTTTTGCTTGCAAAACTCTCTCAGTTTCCCCTGCTGCCACGCCAGGTTCATTTCCACCTAAACACAATTTAATAGAAAGACTTTTGTGCATGACATCATCACTGTAGGATAATGTGTGACAATAATGACAAAATCCTACAAAGATGAAATGATGAGTTGCAAATAAGTACACAAAGAACGAGTAATAataaacttttggaagagtttcAAGTATTCCATGAAAATTACTCCAGTGGTTTTAGCCATTGATCACAATCATAAAATATATGCATGGTTGAGATCAAGGACTAAAATCACTCGAATACCAGCATTCTTAGAATACTTGAAAATTTTTCTAAATTTGTTTTACCTGATTGACGGCAGGAGGTATAGTGGAATTTTCCAAGAGGTTGGTGATCTTTTTGATGCCAAAGTTGCTGACACCAATAGACTTGGCTAAGCCCATCCTTTGACACTCTTCCATGGCTTCCCATGTTCCTTTTATATCAAAGGGAATCACATAATCCTTTCTAAACTCAGCAGCAGCTTCAGCTTCTGGTTTCAACCTTACTGGCCAATGAACCAAATACAGATCTACATACTCCAGCCCAAGCTTCCTAAACAGTTAgttacaaggaaattaaagaaaaatatacaAGCATTATGAGAAATTGAGAGTTTAGTTACTTTGTTTTCTCTATTACCTACTTGCACTATACATAAATATGGCAATTTCATAAAAAGTTTAGAAAAGATTCACGGATTTAAGAAATTTAAAGTAGCAGTTTTTCATGCAGATACATGTGTAATACATCATTATGTTAGTAAACAAATAAGGAGTAGTAGTCCAAATCAATCCCTAAGAATTTTTTGTCGAACACTTAGTCTCTATAAGTTTTTATTTCATAAACAAatcaattctcacatcaaattgTTTGTCTGCATAGATGGCGAGTTACTAAAAAAAAGGTATTTATTCACCATAGATAATGAGATACAACGAATTTGAGTGTattgaaaaatttaaaacaatcaCACATTCACTTTCAGACATAAACAGGGGAATAGCACTAGTATTACTATACTTACTGCAGTGTAGTCTTGAGAGCTGGAAGAACAAGGTCATGGTGAGCTTTTGTACACCATAGTTTTGATGTGATAAATAATTCTTCGCGGCTCTTTATAAGGCCAAGTTGTAGCGCTTTCGCCACAGCTTGGCCTAGAGGCTCCTCGGAGCCATACAATGCGGCGGTGTCAAAGTGCCTATAGCCAGCCTCAATGGCATCAATGAAGATTGTTATGAGAGTTTCAAAGGGAGGAAGAGGAAT includes:
- the LOC107609866 gene encoding protein DCL, chloroplastic is translated as MKLKAEETLLSEVIHNSHFTMTGPLLLRQFLLHHRLLFRNFNGLAVGAIPPPPPRRLCCCSTVPSDQADDNVTSTSSNPSYVWKAKEASSSISSFQDDPEFRKWKDKEEEILKDIQPIVLLTKDILHSRRYMDGEQLSAEDERAVVDNLLAYHPRSEDKIGCGLESIMVDRHPQFRQSRCLFVVRTDGGWIDFSYQKCLREYIRDKYPMHAERFIREHFRRGRE
- the LOC107608031 gene encoding methylecgonone reductase-like isoform X1; the encoded protein is MEAKKIPETILNSGQKMPLIGMGTAAIPLPPFETLITIFIDAIEAGYRHFDTAALYGSEEPLGQAVAKALQLGLIKSREELFITSKLWCTKAHHDLVLPALKTTLQKLGLEYVDLYLVHWPVRLKPEAEAAAEFRKDYVIPFDIKGTWEAMEECQRMGLAKSIGVSNFGIKKITNLLENSTIPPAVNQVEMNLAWQQGKLREFCKQKGIHVSAWSPLGAYKTTWGSNAVMESPILKEIASARHNRVSGSTEMDI
- the LOC107608031 gene encoding methylecgonone reductase-like isoform X2, which codes for MEAKKIPETILNSGQKMPLIGMGTAAIPLPPFETLITIFIDAIEAGYRHFDTAALYGSEEPLGQAVAKALQLGLIKSREELFITSKLWCTKAHHDLVLPALKTTLQKLGLEYVDLYLVHWPVRLKPEAEAAAEFRKDYVIPFDIKGTWEAMEECQRMGLAKSIGVSNFGIKKITNLLENSTIPPAVNQVEMNLAWQQGKLREFCKQKGIHVSAWSPLGAYKTTWGSNAVMESPILKEIASARHNRVSGSTEMDI
- the LOC107608031 gene encoding methylecgonone reductase-like isoform X3, which codes for MEAKKIPETILNSGQKMPLIGMGTAAIPLPPFETLITIFIDAIEAGYRHFDTAALYGSEEPLGQAVAKALQLGLIKSREELFITSKLWCTKAHHDLVLPALKTTLQKLGLEYVDLYLVHWPVRLKPEAEAAAEFRKDYVIPFDIKGTWEAMEECQRMGLAKSIGVSNFGIKKITNLLENSTIPPAVNQDFVIIVTHYPTVMMSCTKVFLLNCV